GATGGTCCTCGCCATCGTGGGCCTCATGTGGGCCAGGCGGGCGGGGGCCGCCGCGGGGGCCGCGGTGGGCACGGCGGTCGTGCTGCTCCTGACCGGAGGCGCCCCGGCGTCCGCGGCGGGCGTGATTCACGCACAGGACACGGTCTATCATCGGATTGCGGTCAGCGACGAAGGACAGGTTCGGTATCTGCGGCTCGACAACTACTGGCAGAGCGCGCGCGACCTGGCGGACCCCCTTCGCACCGTGTTCACCTACACCGACTACCTGCATCTCCCCATCGTCTTTGTCCCAGGGTTCGAGCGTGTGCTCTTCGTGGGGATGGGAGGCGGGACGACGCCGACCCGGTTTCATCACGACTACCCGCGGGCGGCGATCGAGGTCGTCGAAATCGACCCGGCCGTGGTCGCGACGGCCCGGCGGCTCTTCGCGCTGCCGGACGACGCGCGTCTTCAGGTCCATGTGATGGACGGGCGGCTCTGGCTACGCCGGACGTCGGAGCGATACGACCTCATCATCCTCGACGCCTACCTGATCGACACCATCCCGTTCCACCTGGCGACGCGCGAGTTCTATCAAGGGGCGTTCGCCCGGCTGACCCCAGGCGGGGTCGTGGCGAGCAACGTCATCGGCGCGATCCGAGGACCGGAAAGCCGGTTCTTTCGCGCGATCTACAAAACGTTTCAATCGGTGTTCCCTCACGTCTACGTCTTTCCTGTGGGGGGCGGCGTTCCCGAGTCGCTGCGCAATATCATCTTGGTCGGCGCCGGAGATCCGCCGCTCACACCCTCCGAAGTCCGGTCGCGGGCGGCCGCGGCGGAACGAAGCGGTGCGGTGCGCATCGAGGGGTTCGCGCGCGACGCAGACACCCTGCTCGATGCGCCGATCGACGTCCACGACGTCCCTATCCTGACCGACGACTACGCGCCGACGGATGCGCTGATCGCGCCGACGCGCTAGGAGATCTGGGAGGCCAACCGTGCCGGTCCTCAAGCTCTACCTCGGCGACATCGTCCGGACGCGAAAGGCCCACCCCTGCGGCGGAGACCAGTGGGAGATCGTGCGGCTGGGCGCGGACATCGGCATCCGTTGCGTGACCTGCGGCCGGCGGGTCCTGATTCCCCGGCCGAAGTTAGAGAGAAGAATCAAGGCATTTGTCCGCAGGGCCGCACCGGAAGACGCGGCCCCTTTAGGGCGGCCAGGCCCTCTCGGTCCTCAGGTCTAGACCCAGCGCTCCCAGGGGCATTAGGTGAACGAAGGGGCCTACCGGGCCCTGGATCGTCATGCCCGCCCCCAGGGAGCGCACCGAGTGACAAGGGTACGGCCGGACGCAGGCTGGCTTGTGACGTGGGGGGCGGCGTTCGCCGGGGCGCTCGCCATTGCCGTCGTCGGCCACGGCGCGGCCTTCCCGAAGCCGGCTTTGCTGTTCGTCATCACGGTTCTCGCGGTGATGGCGGAGCACGTGCACCTCCCCCTCCCCAGCGCCGGCTATCAAACCTTCGGACCGGCCGTCTCGCTGCCCATGATCGCCCTCTTCGGGCCGGTCCCGGCCGCGTGGGCGTCGGCGCTCGGCGTGATGGTCGGTGACGGCCTCCTGCGCCGCCGCCGGGTCCCGACCACGCTCTTCAATGTCGGACAGCGCATCATCTCGATTTTGGGCGCAGGGCTGGTTTGGAACTTGCTGCTCTTGGGGTCCCCGACGTTCGCGCGCGTCAGTCTCGAGGGTCATGAGCACACCGTGTTCCCCGCCGTCCTCGGGCTCATGACCGTCTACGGGGTGGCCACGACCCTGCAGGTGGCCGTGTTCCTGTCCGCCATTCGCCTTGAGCCGTTCTGGAGGGTGCTGGCTTCCGGGGCGATGTGGCGGCTCCCCACGACGGTCATCCTCGGCACCTTCGGTTTCTCCATCTCCATCCTCTTCGTCGGCCTGCGGGTCCAGACGGGCGATGAGCTCGGCAACCTGCTCACGATGATCCTCACCGTGAGCCTCATTGCCCTGCTCTACACCGCCCGCAGGCAACAATTGACGGACCTCGCCAACCTTCACCGCTCCGTCACCAATATGCTCCATAGTCTCGATCTGCGCGACGTGCTGAACCTGCTCGCCGACCAGGTCGCCCGCCTCGCAAATCCGGACATGCTCTGGATCACGCTGCGCCGGGAGGACGGGACCTACGACGTCGCCCTGGCTCGGACGCCGGGCGTCGATCCCAGTCTCCTTACGTCGACGCCGCAGGGGCCCGAGCACGGAGTGCGTGGATGGGTGCTCACCCACCGCCAGTCGCAGCGAATCGTCGACTACGTCCGCGACCCGAGGAGGACGGTGGAGAGCACGAAGATCTTCGGACCGGATCGAGTGCGGGCTGTGCTGATGGTGCCGATGCTGGCCGGCACCGACCCGGTGGGCGTGATCACGCTCACCAAGCCCGTTCCGAGCTACTTCACCGAGTACCACGAGCAGATCATCAAGACCCTCACCGTGCAGGCCGCGGTGGTAGTGCGCAACGCCCAGTTGTACGATACCTCCCAGCGGAACGTAGCCCGGTTCGAAGCGCTGAAGGCGATCTCAGACCGCATCAACTCTCAGCAGGATCTCCAGGCCGTCTTCGACCTCATCGCGGAGAGTGCCCGAGACATCCTAGGGGCCGATCGCTGCGGGCTCTACCTCGGGAACGTCGGCGCGGAGATCACGCATACGATGGCCACCGGGCTGCCCGCGGACTATCTTCAGGCCGTCGCGGAGAGCATGCAAGAAGGCGTGGGGCTCGGGAGCCTCACGATGAAGCTCAACGAACCGATGATCGTCACCGACGCCCTGGTGGACGCTCGGGCCAAGCGTGAGTGGGCGGAGCAGCTTGGGTACCGGACGATCGCCAGCTTTCCCCTCAGCTACCGCGCCACGATGATCGGGGTGCTGGCGCTCTACCACGATCGGGTCCATCCGTACGAAACGTCCGACCTGGCGTTGGGCGTGGCCTTCGCCAGCCAGGCCGCCATCGCCGTGCAAAACACCCGGCTACGGCAGGAGGCGGAGGACAGGGCGCACCAGCTGGCGCTGTTGAACCGCGCCTTCACCCGGGTCGCCACCTCTCTCCGGCCGCACGAGCTGTTCGACACCTTGGTCGACGAGCTCCACACCACGCTCAACTATCCCCTCGTGATGATCCGGCTCCTCAAGGGGGATCACCTGCACCACATGGCGCACCGCGGCTATGCGGGCGTCAAGGACACGACACCGCTCACCGACGGCATCGTCGGGCGTGTCGCGCGCACGGGTCAGACGGCGTTCGTCACCGACGTCACCCGCGACCCCGATTACATCCCATGGGATCCGCGGGTCACACAGGAAGCGTGCGTCCCGATCATGAGCCAGGGACGGGTCGTCGGCGTGATCAACGTCGAGTTGATCGAGCCCAGGTTGACCGCGGCGGATCTGGACCTGCTCACCACCCTGGCCGGCTACGCCGCCGTCGCCCTTGAAAAGGCCCAGCTCTACGAGCAGACCCAGGAACTCGCCACCACCGACGGCCTCACCGGCCTCTTCAACTACCGCGCCTTCTGGCAGGCGCTTGAACACGAACTCGAACGCTCCATGCGCTACGGGCTCCCCCTCTCCCTCATCATGATCGAGATCGATAAATTCAAACGCTACAACGATACGTACGGCCACCTCCGCGGTGATGAGGTCATCCGCCTCGTCGCCCGCGTCCTCAGACACGAACACCGCGCCCACATCGACCTCGTGGCCCGCTACGGCGGCGACGAGTTCATGATCCTCCTCCCCCACACGCAGAAGGTCACCGCCGCCGAGATCGCGGAGCGCATCCGCCAGGCCGTCGAAGCCACCCCCCTCATCAGCGAGGCCAACGTCGCCTCCGTCACCCTCAGCCTCGGCGTCGCCAGCTACCCCGAGGACGGGAAGTCCACCGACACCCTCGTCGACGCCGCCGACCGCTCCATGTACCAGGCCAAAGAACGCGGCGGAAACGCGGTGGCGTCGGCGAACCTTTCCTAAGCCGGCACCCCTCGTTCGAGCCCACGGGGGCGCGCCGCACCCATCTCCCGGAGGCGCTGTGTGCCCCTGACCTGCGGACTCGTCGGTCTCCCCAACGCCGGGAAGTCCACGCTGTTTCGCGCGATCACCGCATCACCCGCGGAGATCGCCCCATACCCGTTTACGACGATCGCCCCGAACGTCGGCGTCGCCCGGATCCCCGATCCTCGGTTGGATGCGATCGCAGGCATCACTCGGCCGAAGCGGATCGTGCCCGCCACGATGGAGGTGGTGGACATCGCCGGGCTCGTGCGGAACGCCCATCAGGGGGAAGGGCTGGGGAATCAGTTTCTCGCGAGGATTCGAGAGGTGGACGCCATCATCCACGTGGTCCGGTGCTTTGGGGGGGACACCGCGCACGTCGAAGGCGGCGTCGACCCCTTGCGCGACATTGGGATCGTCGAGACGGAGCTGCTCCTCGCCGACCTAGCGGTGGTGGAGCGGGCCCGAGCGCAGGTCGCCCCGCGCGCCCGCAGCGGCGACCCTGCGGCGAAGAGCGAGGAGGAGGCGCTCGTGCGGCTGGAGGACGACCTCGGCGCCGGAAGGCCGGCGCGCGCCTCCGCGGCGGATGCCCGCCGGCACCTCCTGACCGCGCGGCCGGTCCTCTACGTCGCGAACCTATCGGAAGACGAGGCCGCGGGCGGCCCATGCCTCGA
This sequence is a window from bacterium. Protein-coding genes within it:
- a CDS encoding fused MFS/spermidine synthase; protein product: MEIVASRVIAPYFGNSVYVWGSLIGVFLAALSVGYFLGGRISTRWPEIGPFLALVFLAGAATYPIPHFSGAVLGQIAARDFGPRGNPLLGSTVLFFIPSALMATISPYAVRLRTKSVEGVGGVAGLLYALSTLGSIVGTLLAAFVLISTFGVRSIIQILGATEMVLAIVGLMWARRAGAAAGAAVGTAVVLLLTGGAPASAAGVIHAQDTVYHRIAVSDEGQVRYLRLDNYWQSARDLADPLRTVFTYTDYLHLPIVFVPGFERVLFVGMGGGTTPTRFHHDYPRAAIEVVEIDPAVVATARRLFALPDDARLQVHVMDGRLWLRRTSERYDLIILDAYLIDTIPFHLATREFYQGAFARLTPGGVVASNVIGAIRGPESRFFRAIYKTFQSVFPHVYVFPVGGGVPESLRNIILVGAGDPPLTPSEVRSRAAAAERSGAVRIEGFARDADTLLDAPIDVHDVPILTDDYAPTDALIAPTR
- a CDS encoding DUF951 domain-containing protein → MPVLKLYLGDIVRTRKAHPCGGDQWEIVRLGADIGIRCVTCGRRVLIPRPKLERRIKAFVRRAAPEDAAPLGRPGPLGPQV
- a CDS encoding diguanylate cyclase — protein: MTRVRPDAGWLVTWGAAFAGALAIAVVGHGAAFPKPALLFVITVLAVMAEHVHLPLPSAGYQTFGPAVSLPMIALFGPVPAAWASALGVMVGDGLLRRRRVPTTLFNVGQRIISILGAGLVWNLLLLGSPTFARVSLEGHEHTVFPAVLGLMTVYGVATTLQVAVFLSAIRLEPFWRVLASGAMWRLPTTVILGTFGFSISILFVGLRVQTGDELGNLLTMILTVSLIALLYTARRQQLTDLANLHRSVTNMLHSLDLRDVLNLLADQVARLANPDMLWITLRREDGTYDVALARTPGVDPSLLTSTPQGPEHGVRGWVLTHRQSQRIVDYVRDPRRTVESTKIFGPDRVRAVLMVPMLAGTDPVGVITLTKPVPSYFTEYHEQIIKTLTVQAAVVVRNAQLYDTSQRNVARFEALKAISDRINSQQDLQAVFDLIAESARDILGADRCGLYLGNVGAEITHTMATGLPADYLQAVAESMQEGVGLGSLTMKLNEPMIVTDALVDARAKREWAEQLGYRTIASFPLSYRATMIGVLALYHDRVHPYETSDLALGVAFASQAAIAVQNTRLRQEAEDRAHQLALLNRAFTRVATSLRPHELFDTLVDELHTTLNYPLVMIRLLKGDHLHHMAHRGYAGVKDTTPLTDGIVGRVARTGQTAFVTDVTRDPDYIPWDPRVTQEACVPIMSQGRVVGVINVELIEPRLTAADLDLLTTLAGYAAVALEKAQLYEQTQELATTDGLTGLFNYRAFWQALEHELERSMRYGLPLSLIMIEIDKFKRYNDTYGHLRGDEVIRLVARVLRHEHRAHIDLVARYGGDEFMILLPHTQKVTAAEIAERIRQAVEATPLISEANVASVTLSLGVASYPEDGKSTDTLVDAADRSMYQAKERGGNAVASANLS
- the ychF gene encoding redox-regulated ATPase YchF is translated as MPLTCGLVGLPNAGKSTLFRAITASPAEIAPYPFTTIAPNVGVARIPDPRLDAIAGITRPKRIVPATMEVVDIAGLVRNAHQGEGLGNQFLARIREVDAIIHVVRCFGGDTAHVEGGVDPLRDIGIVETELLLADLAVVERARAQVAPRARSGDPAAKSEEEALVRLEDDLGAGRPARASAADARRHLLTARPVLYVANLSEDEAAGGPCLDAVARHAGAQGTGAVGLSAKLELELAEVSDSEAEEFLHSFGIPERGVPHLIRACEGLLGLRTFFSIASDEVRAWPVPAGTRAPQAAGRIHTDMERGFIRAEVVSYRELAACGSIAAARERGVIRLEGKEYEIQDGDVITFRFAL